Proteins co-encoded in one uncultured Bacteroides sp. genomic window:
- a CDS encoding glycoside hydrolase family 97 protein, protein MFCGGTINAANKTIKVQSPDGRLEVTIKLGDTLSYSVEHDRKTILTDSHISMLLDNGKILGSSPVIAQKKVKGMKEKITSPLYRFSSFTVDYNELNLKMKEGYGIIFRVYNSGAAYRFYTRIKGKIDIRNEEAEFNFNKDYVSYMPHSTNSKDPYAMAFQNTYEVKSLTKADTSVPAFLPVTVDYGNGTKLTITEADLESYPGMFIRPEGKTGFKGEFAPLPSKVAYNAWRQQEYVTERSGIIASVNGTREFPWRVLIVSDKDTDMPVNNLVYALASPNRTGDFSWIKGGKVAWDWWNDWGIYGVNFKAGINTNTYKEYIDFAAENGIKYIVMDEGWYNPSKGDMMTVIPEIDLPELVKYAKNKNVGIILWTVFNVLDTQLQEACKYYSQLGIKGFKVDFLDRDDQKAVEMVYRIADMTAKYKLTLDLHGIYKPTGLNRTYPNVVNFESVFGMEEMKWSKIDKDMPCYDVTFPYIRMIAGSVDYTPGAMRNATKKDFKDIYSNPMSQGTRCHQLATYIVYDSPLTMLSDNPTIYRKEQECTSFIASLPSEEDETKVLQGEMGKYIVSARKKGNDWCAGALTNWEERDIKLSLDFLAEGITYSAEIFKDGVNANRQAEDYKREVIYVTKDSVLKIHMAEGGGFAIKFTQENTAKVTTVPQSLHLNQFYKKYIDADGIPVISSENVHDEALLKARDIIIDMLSKRKDVARKMVEKRCKVMVVGEKEEVCDLPEYAHICNSKDSIAYWNKRARGFGGAPEDDLSSSCGEENLICLPGDRYEGENILIHEFAHLIHTIGIVGINPDFNKELDAVMNHAIQNGLWKNTYAISNREEYFAETVQSFFNCNRYSQTPNGVHNENNRREKLKKYDPEMYKLLLKYFPEIEIPTCNVIHK, encoded by the coding sequence ATGTTTTGCGGAGGAACAATTAATGCAGCAAATAAAACAATAAAGGTACAGTCGCCAGATGGCAGACTGGAGGTTACAATTAAGTTGGGCGACACATTAAGTTATTCAGTTGAGCATGATAGGAAAACCATACTGACAGATTCACATATAAGCATGTTGCTGGATAACGGAAAGATATTGGGAAGCTCCCCAGTGATTGCACAGAAAAAGGTAAAAGGAATGAAAGAGAAGATTACATCTCCTCTTTACAGATTTAGTTCATTTACTGTCGATTACAACGAGCTAAATCTAAAAATGAAAGAGGGGTACGGCATTATATTCCGAGTGTATAACAGCGGAGCTGCTTATCGTTTCTATACTAGAATAAAAGGGAAGATTGACATCAGAAATGAAGAGGCTGAATTTAATTTCAACAAAGACTATGTTAGCTATATGCCACATTCTACTAATTCGAAAGATCCATATGCAATGGCCTTTCAGAACACTTATGAAGTAAAATCGCTGACAAAAGCTGATACGTCTGTTCCGGCTTTTCTACCTGTGACCGTAGATTATGGCAACGGCACCAAGCTAACTATTACTGAAGCCGATCTGGAATCGTACCCTGGTATGTTTATCCGTCCGGAAGGGAAAACCGGATTTAAAGGAGAATTTGCTCCGCTACCTTCTAAAGTGGCATACAATGCATGGCGGCAACAAGAATATGTAACTGAACGCTCCGGTATTATAGCAAGTGTAAACGGTACTCGGGAATTTCCATGGAGAGTCCTTATTGTTTCGGATAAAGATACGGATATGCCGGTAAACAATCTGGTATATGCACTGGCATCACCTAACCGAACCGGAGATTTTTCATGGATAAAAGGTGGGAAAGTTGCCTGGGATTGGTGGAATGACTGGGGTATCTACGGCGTTAACTTCAAAGCTGGGATAAATACTAATACTTATAAGGAATATATTGATTTCGCTGCAGAAAACGGAATTAAATATATCGTAATGGACGAAGGTTGGTACAATCCGAGTAAAGGCGATATGATGACTGTTATCCCTGAAATCGACCTACCTGAACTAGTAAAATATGCAAAAAATAAAAATGTCGGTATAATTTTATGGACAGTATTCAATGTACTCGATACTCAACTACAAGAAGCTTGCAAATACTATTCACAACTAGGAATTAAAGGCTTTAAGGTCGATTTTCTGGACCGTGACGATCAAAAAGCTGTAGAAATGGTATACCGCATAGCAGATATGACTGCTAAGTATAAGCTTACACTTGATCTTCACGGAATATACAAACCCACGGGACTGAATCGTACATACCCTAATGTAGTCAATTTTGAGAGTGTGTTTGGTATGGAAGAAATGAAATGGAGCAAAATAGACAAGGATATGCCTTGCTATGATGTCACATTCCCTTATATACGTATGATAGCCGGATCGGTGGATTACACTCCGGGAGCTATGCGCAATGCTACTAAAAAAGATTTCAAGGACATCTATAGTAATCCAATGAGTCAAGGTACAAGATGTCATCAGTTGGCAACATATATTGTTTATGATTCTCCACTTACTATGCTTAGCGATAATCCGACCATCTATCGAAAAGAACAGGAATGTACAAGTTTCATAGCTTCTTTACCTTCCGAAGAAGATGAGACCAAGGTTCTACAAGGAGAAATGGGCAAATACATCGTTTCAGCTCGCAAAAAGGGTAATGACTGGTGTGCGGGAGCACTTACCAATTGGGAAGAACGGGATATCAAACTATCTCTAGACTTCCTGGCTGAAGGAATAACTTACAGTGCCGAGATATTTAAAGATGGGGTAAATGCCAACAGGCAAGCGGAAGATTATAAAAGAGAAGTTATTTATGTGACAAAGGATTCTGTTTTAAAGATACATATGGCTGAAGGGGGCGGTTTTGCAATAAAGTTTACTCAGGAAAATACAGCCAAAGTAACTACAGTTCCACAATCACTTCATCTGAATCAGTTCTATAAGAAATACATTGATGCAGATGGAATACCGGTGATAAGTTCCGAAAATGTACATGACGAAGCTCTGCTTAAAGCAAGAGATATTATTATTGATATGCTTTCTAAGCGCAAAGATGTAGCCCGCAAAATGGTAGAAAAGAGATGTAAAGTAATGGTCGTTGGTGAAAAAGAAGAAGTCTGCGATCTGCCTGAATATGCACATATCTGCAACAGCAAAGACAGTATTGCTTACTGGAATAAACGAGCACGTGGTTTTGGAGGTGCACCGGAAGATGATTTAAGTTCAAGTTGCGGAGAGGAAAATCTGATCTGCCTTCCCGGAGACAGATATGAAGGGGAGAATATTCTGATACACGAATTTGCACATCTTATACATACTATTGGAATTGTAGGCATAAATCCTGATTTCAATAAAGAGCTGGATGCAGTTATGAACCATGCAATACAAAACGGATTGTGGAAGAATACGTATGCTATCTCAAACAGAGAGGAATATTTTGCAGAAACAGTTCAATCTTTCTTTAATTGCAATCGTTATTCCCAAACGCCTAATGGTGTACATAATGAAAATAACCGACGAGAAAAACTAAAGAAGTATGATCCGGAAATGTATAAGCTACTACTAAAGTATTTCCCCGAGATAGAAATTCCTACCTGCAATGTGATTCATAAATAA
- a CDS encoding glycoside hydrolase family 127 protein: MNIRLRNLFFLTAIGVTTLASAKGKTTEPIIQVPFTQVHFNDNFWTPKIEINRTVSIPSAFRECEKNGRFDNFALAGKLIKGEHKGDFSFDDTDPYKIIEGASYSLAVKYDKKLDAYLDSVINLIRAAQEPDGYLCTCVTNNCTRLSGWWGTHRWERINSHELYNCGHLYEAAVAHYQATGKKTLLNVAIRNADLVCKTFGPNKGQIHRPSGHPIVEMALCKLYKITGNKKYLTMAKYFVEETGRGTDGHRLSEYSQDHMPILKQDEIKGHAVRAGYLYSGVADVASLTKDTAYFNALTRIWDNMAGKKLYIIGGIGSRAQGEGFGPNYELNNHTAYCETCAAIANVYWNQRMFLATGDAKYIDVLERALYNGVISGVSLSGNKFFYDNPLESMGQHERQAWFGCACCPGNITRFMASVPTYMYATQDDKIFVNLYVQSNGKVKVGKNEVSLKQATQYPWDGKITISVNPANNEKIAINLRIPGWAGNQPVPTDLYKFTEKALADCNIRVNGKSVKPALKNGYASIDRQWKKGDVIELNLPMPVRRIEAHENVADDKGKLAIERGPIVYCLEGKDQTDRHVLDKYIPENAKMDYTYEKDLLNGVMVLKGNAKEVSLNGEEKDVSFTAIPYSTWNNRGTDEMAVWIPSSAEYTHPTPLPTIASKARTVVVKVPIQNDAPESASTEEWAWGVNDQWEPKSSSDISKPYHYWWMKRGTPETLAYEFENEETVSNVEVYWLDIDQYDGNFRVPESWKLYYKDGDSWKEVEAKGSYTTKKDCYNSLDFTPVKTKGLKIVAKLQNGESGGVLEWKVK; the protein is encoded by the coding sequence ATGAACATCAGACTACGTAACTTGTTTTTCCTGACAGCAATAGGAGTTACAACCTTAGCTTCAGCAAAAGGCAAAACCACAGAACCAATAATTCAGGTACCTTTTACTCAGGTACACTTTAATGATAATTTCTGGACACCAAAGATTGAAATCAACCGTACAGTATCTATTCCTTCAGCATTTAGAGAGTGTGAGAAGAATGGTCGGTTCGATAATTTCGCTCTTGCCGGAAAATTGATCAAAGGTGAGCATAAAGGTGACTTTTCCTTTGACGATACAGATCCTTATAAAATAATAGAGGGAGCATCTTACTCTCTTGCTGTTAAGTATGATAAGAAGCTGGATGCTTATCTGGATAGTGTCATCAATCTTATCCGTGCAGCACAAGAACCTGATGGCTACCTTTGTACCTGTGTTACCAACAATTGCACTCGTCTTTCCGGTTGGTGGGGAACTCATCGTTGGGAGAGAATAAATAGTCACGAGTTATATAACTGCGGACACTTATATGAGGCTGCTGTAGCTCATTATCAGGCAACAGGAAAGAAGACATTATTGAATGTTGCAATCAGGAATGCTGACCTAGTATGCAAGACATTTGGCCCGAACAAAGGACAAATTCATCGTCCTTCCGGTCACCCTATTGTAGAAATGGCTCTTTGTAAGCTCTACAAAATTACAGGAAACAAGAAATATCTTACTATGGCTAAGTATTTTGTGGAAGAAACCGGTAGAGGTACTGACGGGCACAGATTAAGTGAATATAGTCAGGATCACATGCCAATTTTGAAGCAAGATGAAATAAAGGGGCATGCCGTAAGAGCCGGATATCTATATTCAGGCGTTGCAGATGTTGCTTCACTTACAAAAGATACAGCTTATTTCAACGCACTTACCCGCATCTGGGATAATATGGCGGGTAAGAAACTATACATCATCGGCGGCATTGGATCAAGAGCGCAAGGTGAAGGATTCGGCCCTAATTATGAACTCAACAATCATACTGCATATTGTGAAACATGTGCTGCAATTGCAAATGTATACTGGAATCAACGAATGTTCCTGGCTACAGGAGATGCTAAATATATCGATGTTCTTGAACGTGCTCTTTATAATGGAGTAATTTCGGGGGTATCACTAAGTGGAAACAAGTTTTTTTACGATAATCCTCTTGAATCAATGGGACAGCATGAACGTCAGGCATGGTTTGGTTGTGCATGTTGCCCTGGAAATATCACTCGTTTTATGGCATCGGTACCAACATATATGTATGCTACACAAGACGATAAAATTTTCGTAAATCTATATGTGCAAAGTAATGGTAAGGTTAAAGTTGGAAAAAATGAAGTATCTCTGAAACAGGCTACTCAATATCCATGGGATGGTAAAATTACAATTTCTGTAAATCCAGCGAATAATGAGAAAATTGCTATCAATCTTCGTATACCGGGATGGGCTGGCAATCAGCCTGTTCCTACTGATCTTTACAAATTTACAGAAAAAGCATTAGCTGATTGCAATATTCGTGTAAATGGAAAGAGTGTGAAACCTGCTCTTAAAAATGGATATGCATCCATTGATCGCCAATGGAAAAAGGGAGATGTAATCGAACTTAATCTGCCAATGCCCGTTCGCCGTATTGAAGCTCATGAAAATGTAGCTGATGACAAAGGTAAGCTGGCAATAGAAAGAGGCCCTATTGTATATTGCTTGGAAGGTAAAGACCAAACCGACAGACATGTATTGGATAAATATATTCCTGAAAACGCTAAGATGGATTATACTTATGAAAAAGATCTTCTTAATGGGGTTATGGTGCTAAAAGGCAATGCAAAAGAAGTCTCTTTAAATGGTGAAGAAAAAGATGTTTCGTTCACAGCGATTCCATACTCTACATGGAATAATCGTGGAACAGACGAGATGGCTGTATGGATTCCTTCTTCAGCAGAGTACACTCATCCTACTCCACTGCCTACTATCGCTTCAAAAGCTCGCACTGTGGTTGTTAAAGTTCCTATTCAGAATGATGCTCCAGAATCGGCTTCCACAGAAGAATGGGCATGGGGAGTAAACGATCAATGGGAACCAAAGAGTTCTTCAGATATATCTAAGCCATATCATTACTGGTGGATGAAAAGAGGAACACCTGAAACTCTGGCTTATGAATTTGAGAATGAAGAAACTGTATCTAATGTTGAGGTTTACTGGCTGGACATCGATCAATATGATGGCAACTTCAGAGTTCCGGAAAGCTGGAAACTGTATTATAAAGATGGGGATAGCTGGAAAGAAGTAGAAGCTAAAGGTTCTTATACAACTAAAAAGGACTGTTATAACAGCCTTGATTTCACTCCGGTAAAGACAAAAGGCCTGAAAATTGTAGCTAAACTACAAAATGGAGAATCAGGAGGAGTTCTTGAATGGAAAGTTAAATAG
- a CDS encoding DUF6055 domain-containing protein, which produces MKKHIFLSFITCLALNIQAQKSIYTPKDLINNDFNNPNSRYANVRMASSDNLVIFWEKQFGANPAEAPQLEGKPMTWNVNNLLQRTESFYKFFRDTLKFAKPGSKADLYKMMVMVNYSLEGTAYGGDYDQQIGALWVTPGRIQDHKLNCIAHELGHCFQSQIVCDSQGEGWGGCGFYEMTSQWMLWQVNPKWMTDEEYHWKAFMDRTHLAFLSMENIYHSPYVLEYWGEKHGLPFIAEMYRQGKKGEDPVITYKRMTGLNQQQFNDEIFDAYRHLITYDMDRIREVAKPYANRFTCKLDTLSDGWMQINKKNCPQNYGFNAIRLSIPKPGKKVTVSFKGLAGAEGYSKVNIDKAGWRYGFVGVKQDGTPIYGDVSVKANGQISFKTPKGESLNYLWLVVMGAPMAHWMNPDAVAFANENSSAGTTPQPDAEWPYKIRVK; this is translated from the coding sequence ATGAAAAAACATATATTCCTTTCATTTATTACTTGTTTAGCTTTGAACATTCAGGCTCAAAAAAGTATCTATACTCCCAAGGACTTAATAAACAACGATTTTAATAATCCTAATAGTCGATACGCTAATGTTCGTATGGCCTCTTCGGATAATCTCGTTATCTTTTGGGAAAAGCAGTTTGGCGCTAATCCTGCCGAGGCTCCACAGCTGGAAGGAAAACCAATGACCTGGAATGTTAATAACCTGTTGCAAAGGACAGAGAGTTTCTACAAATTCTTTCGCGACACACTCAAGTTTGCTAAACCTGGCAGCAAGGCTGATCTGTATAAGATGATGGTTATGGTGAATTATTCACTTGAAGGAACTGCTTATGGTGGTGACTATGATCAACAGATTGGAGCTCTTTGGGTTACTCCCGGACGCATTCAGGATCACAAATTAAATTGCATTGCTCATGAATTGGGACATTGTTTTCAGTCACAGATTGTATGTGATAGTCAGGGCGAAGGATGGGGAGGATGTGGATTCTATGAGATGACTTCACAATGGATGCTCTGGCAAGTAAACCCGAAATGGATGACCGATGAGGAATATCACTGGAAAGCTTTCATGGACAGGACTCATCTTGCATTCTTAAGCATGGAGAATATTTACCACTCTCCTTATGTGCTTGAATATTGGGGCGAAAAACATGGTTTACCGTTTATCGCTGAAATGTACCGTCAAGGCAAAAAAGGAGAAGATCCTGTTATTACTTACAAACGAATGACCGGACTAAATCAACAACAATTCAATGATGAGATATTTGACGCATACAGACACTTGATCACTTATGATATGGATCGGATTCGTGAAGTAGCAAAACCTTATGCAAACCGTTTCACTTGTAAGCTCGATACTTTAAGTGATGGTTGGATGCAGATAAATAAAAAAAACTGTCCGCAGAATTATGGTTTCAATGCAATCCGTCTTTCAATTCCCAAACCGGGAAAGAAAGTAACTGTTTCCTTTAAAGGTCTTGCCGGAGCAGAAGGTTACAGTAAAGTTAATATAGATAAAGCAGGATGGCGGTATGGATTTGTAGGTGTAAAACAGGATGGTACACCTATTTACGGTGATGTAAGTGTTAAAGCAAACGGACAGATTTCTTTTAAAACACCAAAAGGAGAATCTTTAAATTACTTGTGGTTGGTTGTTATGGGTGCACCAATGGCACATTGGATGAATCCTGATGCTGTAGCCTTTGCGAACGAAAACAGTTCTGCTGGCACTACTCCGCAACCCGATGCAGAATGGCCTTACAAAATACGAGTAAAATAA
- a CDS encoding family 43 glycosylhydrolase, whose protein sequence is MKRKYLLLLFILGYLSINIKTEAQPVAWNSPKAGNPIIPGYFADPTVKKFGDTYYLYATTDGNGGGLGPSQVWVSKDFVNWTIMPMNWPTTYHIWAPDVMKGKDGRFYMYYCEPCKIYCGVSETPRGPWKNYLAADTTVLVKDRFVKNVITLDGQSFVDDDGSTYLYWGTWGIYKDFGCGVGKLTPDLKGFSKAQIIPNTQATDFFEAPFMIKKDGIYYFTYSSGSCHDHTYRVQYATSKTGPMGPFVFANNNPILATNADSTIHGPGHHSIIKEGDKYYIIYHRHNIPQSTRGMHRQIAADQLIFTKDGRIEKVNARHQGIGYLQPSTNPFPNLAFGKKVKASSYYNDWFKPEYAVDDNNATLWRAKSSRNEWIELDLGTLQSIQRIWTQFEYATSYYQYIIETSVDGKEWNIFADKRNNILAGSPMTDYGNAKARYVRLTITGNEKNGVLAAIWNIKVFSGSKIDPPQQSVHLSPSSFLQNKGLWENNAGMLGSNLSAKGDISLVTEDSHTGIKLAPQSELVSGFDMPQGFFSGQPYTLSYSIYGSENDAMKQIVTWSNNKKATTSLAKNSSDNKAWHVIACISDGKKESVYLDSTLIQSNRVGKIQNKDKKLHISGGESGITISNLNVYNWQQSIQEVMFDANASDIVIPQIASEEAKEMFIDINADNYLAGTSLKQIENGKGIKGLFNMQTTPVSVEEKENVRAFRFNGTQEFRSTFPLPDSFLDNPAYSVTAWILNPELDENECVADITPAYVELDRIAFGWGKEPRNGLICHNGWFEDSGLKEIKPDNKWHHVAVTYDGYMEKIYVDGKLLKQKDIMLRLPRSPYVTLGRTSDQAWPFNGWLHSLKVYNYTISDKDIENESFLKQK, encoded by the coding sequence ATGAAAAGAAAATACCTTCTTTTACTTTTTATTCTTGGTTATTTGAGCATTAATATCAAAACTGAAGCTCAGCCCGTAGCCTGGAATTCTCCTAAAGCTGGCAATCCGATTATTCCGGGATACTTTGCCGACCCTACAGTCAAGAAGTTTGGCGATACATATTACCTGTATGCCACAACCGATGGTAACGGTGGAGGGCTGGGTCCTTCTCAGGTGTGGGTTTCAAAAGACTTTGTAAACTGGACCATCATGCCGATGAACTGGCCAACTACTTACCACATTTGGGCACCGGATGTAATGAAAGGAAAGGACGGACGGTTTTATATGTATTATTGTGAACCGTGCAAAATATATTGCGGGGTATCGGAAACCCCACGAGGCCCGTGGAAAAATTATCTTGCCGCCGATACCACTGTGCTGGTAAAAGATAGATTTGTGAAGAATGTTATCACTCTCGACGGGCAATCTTTTGTGGATGACGATGGCTCTACTTATCTATATTGGGGAACATGGGGAATCTATAAAGACTTTGGCTGTGGAGTCGGAAAACTCACACCCGATCTGAAAGGTTTTTCAAAAGCTCAGATTATTCCTAATACTCAGGCTACAGATTTCTTCGAGGCTCCTTTCATGATTAAGAAAGATGGAATTTACTATTTCACTTACTCATCGGGATCTTGTCATGATCATACTTACAGGGTTCAGTATGCAACAAGCAAAACCGGACCAATGGGACCTTTTGTTTTTGCCAATAACAATCCGATTCTGGCCACAAATGCAGATAGTACCATCCACGGACCGGGACACCATAGTATTATAAAGGAAGGAGATAAATATTACATTATTTATCACAGGCACAATATTCCCCAATCAACACGGGGAATGCACAGACAAATTGCAGCCGACCAGCTGATATTCACGAAAGATGGCCGTATTGAAAAGGTTAATGCCAGACATCAAGGCATTGGCTATCTGCAGCCATCGACCAATCCCTTCCCTAATCTTGCTTTTGGAAAGAAAGTAAAAGCCTCATCCTATTACAATGACTGGTTTAAACCTGAATATGCTGTCGATGATAATAATGCAACTTTATGGCGGGCAAAAAGCAGCCGGAACGAATGGATTGAGTTAGATCTGGGCACTTTGCAAAGTATTCAACGGATATGGACGCAATTTGAATACGCCACTTCCTATTACCAGTATATTATTGAGACTTCGGTTGACGGGAAAGAGTGGAATATTTTTGCCGATAAACGAAATAACATATTAGCAGGCAGCCCAATGACTGACTATGGTAATGCAAAAGCCAGATATGTGCGACTCACAATTACCGGCAATGAGAAAAACGGAGTGCTGGCTGCCATCTGGAACATAAAGGTATTCAGCGGAAGTAAAATAGATCCACCACAACAGTCAGTACATCTTTCTCCTTCTTCTTTCCTTCAGAATAAAGGTCTATGGGAGAATAATGCCGGAATGTTAGGCAGTAATCTGTCTGCCAAAGGTGATATTTCTTTGGTTACTGAAGATAGCCATACAGGAATAAAGCTTGCTCCGCAATCTGAATTGGTTTCAGGTTTTGATATGCCGCAGGGATTTTTCAGCGGACAGCCTTACACCCTCTCCTATTCCATCTATGGATCAGAGAATGATGCCATGAAACAGATTGTAACATGGAGCAACAATAAAAAGGCAACTACCAGCCTGGCGAAGAATTCTTCCGATAATAAAGCATGGCATGTGATTGCCTGCATATCCGACGGAAAGAAAGAGTCGGTTTATCTGGACAGCACCTTGATTCAAAGCAACAGAGTTGGCAAAATTCAGAATAAGGACAAGAAGCTACATATTTCAGGTGGAGAAAGTGGTATCACAATTTCTAATCTTAATGTGTACAACTGGCAGCAAAGCATACAGGAAGTGATGTTCGATGCTAACGCTTCTGATATCGTAATTCCTCAAATAGCGAGTGAAGAAGCTAAAGAGATGTTTATTGACATCAATGCCGATAATTATCTTGCCGGAACATCGCTGAAACAGATAGAAAACGGTAAAGGCATAAAAGGTCTATTCAACATGCAAACTACTCCCGTGTCTGTAGAAGAGAAAGAGAATGTCAGGGCGTTCAGGTTTAACGGTACTCAGGAATTCCGTTCAACTTTCCCGCTTCCTGATTCATTCCTTGATAATCCGGCATACTCGGTTACAGCATGGATATTAAATCCTGAACTAGATGAGAATGAATGTGTAGCCGACATCACTCCTGCCTATGTTGAACTAGACAGAATTGCTTTTGGATGGGGAAAAGAACCGAGAAACGGACTGATTTGTCACAACGGATGGTTCGAAGATTCCGGACTGAAAGAGATTAAACCAGACAATAAGTGGCATCACGTAGCAGTAACATACGACGGATATATGGAAAAGATCTATGTTGACGGAAAGTTGCTTAAGCAAAAAGATATCATGCTTCGCCTGCCACGCAGTCCGTATGTAACTTTAGGAAGAACGTCTGATCAGGCATGGCCGTTCAATGGATGGCTGCATTCTTTGAAAGTTTATAATTACACTATAAGTGACAAGGATATAGAAAATGAATCATTCTTAAAACAAAAATGA